A single region of the Trachemys scripta elegans isolate TJP31775 chromosome 19, CAS_Tse_1.0, whole genome shotgun sequence genome encodes:
- the LOC117867978 gene encoding neuroblastoma suppressor of tumorigenicity 1 isoform X2: MMLRFLVAALFPAVILAAPPPINKLALFPDKSAWCEAKNITQIVGHSGCESKSIQNRACLGQCFSYSVPNTFPQSTESLVHCDSCMPAQSMWEIVTLDCPGNAEIPRVDKLVEKILRCSCQACGKEPSHEGALFNVYLNAEENLPAEGPSPHHYAHHQQEAEEAPVSNRHREEEGGEE; the protein is encoded by the exons ATGATGTTACGGTTCCTGGTGGCTGCCCTCTTCCCAGCTGTGATCCTGGCCGCGCCGCCCCCCATTAACAAACTGGCCCTTTTCCCGGACAAGAGCGCGTGGTGCGAGGCGAAGAACATCACCCAGATTGTGGGGCACAGCGGCTGCGAGTCTAAGTCCATCCAGAACAG GGCCTGCTTGGGACAGTGCTTCAGCTACAGCGTCCCCAACACCTTCCCTCAGTCTACAGAATCCCTGGTGCACTGTGACTCCTGCATGCCTGCACAATCCATGTGGGAAATC GTGACGCTGGATTGCCCGGGCAACGCCGAGATCCCCCGAGTCGACAAGCTGGTGGAGAAGATCCTCCGCTGCAGCTGCCAGGCCTGCGGGAAGGAGCCGAGCCACGAGGGGGCGCTGTTCAACGTCTACCTGAACGCAGAGGAGAACCTGCCCGCCGAGGGCCCCAGCCCCCATCACTACGCCCACCACCAGCAGGAGGCGGAAGAGGCTCCCGTCTCCAACCGCCACCGCGAGGAGGAGGGGGGCGAGGAGTGA
- the LOC117867978 gene encoding neuroblastoma suppressor of tumorigenicity 1 isoform X1 produces MKQAWNSSSGSRVSVELAMMLRFLVAALFPAVILAAPPPINKLALFPDKSAWCEAKNITQIVGHSGCESKSIQNRACLGQCFSYSVPNTFPQSTESLVHCDSCMPAQSMWEIVTLDCPGNAEIPRVDKLVEKILRCSCQACGKEPSHEGALFNVYLNAEENLPAEGPSPHHYAHHQQEAEEAPVSNRHREEEGGEE; encoded by the exons TTCTAGGGTTTCGGTGGAGCTGGCCATGATGTTACGGTTCCTGGTGGCTGCCCTCTTCCCAGCTGTGATCCTGGCCGCGCCGCCCCCCATTAACAAACTGGCCCTTTTCCCGGACAAGAGCGCGTGGTGCGAGGCGAAGAACATCACCCAGATTGTGGGGCACAGCGGCTGCGAGTCTAAGTCCATCCAGAACAG GGCCTGCTTGGGACAGTGCTTCAGCTACAGCGTCCCCAACACCTTCCCTCAGTCTACAGAATCCCTGGTGCACTGTGACTCCTGCATGCCTGCACAATCCATGTGGGAAATC GTGACGCTGGATTGCCCGGGCAACGCCGAGATCCCCCGAGTCGACAAGCTGGTGGAGAAGATCCTCCGCTGCAGCTGCCAGGCCTGCGGGAAGGAGCCGAGCCACGAGGGGGCGCTGTTCAACGTCTACCTGAACGCAGAGGAGAACCTGCCCGCCGAGGGCCCCAGCCCCCATCACTACGCCCACCACCAGCAGGAGGCGGAAGAGGCTCCCGTCTCCAACCGCCACCGCGAGGAGGAGGGGGGCGAGGAGTGA